From Deinococcus malanensis, the proteins below share one genomic window:
- a CDS encoding NAD(P)H-dependent oxidoreductase subunit E has product MTRLEICTEHLSIDQREDLLDAVWTALRISPGMVTADGNVELALCQCGQGVLPEDAPFVRVDGREYRNVTPERLTTLMRRWVR; this is encoded by the coding sequence GTGACCCGTCTGGAAATCTGTACCGAACACCTGAGTATCGATCAGCGCGAAGATCTGCTGGACGCCGTATGGACGGCCCTGCGCATCAGTCCAGGCATGGTGACCGCTGACGGAAACGTCGAGCTTGCACTGTGCCAGTGCGGCCAGGGTGTTCTGCCCGAAGACGCGCCGTTTGTCCGGGTCGATGGCCGTGAGTACCGCAACGTCACGCCTGAGCGGCTCACGACCCTGATGCGGCGCTGGGTTCGCTGA
- a CDS encoding TerC family protein: MKVPPTHISLECAFVESLFSWITQPEAWLAFGTLLLLEIVLGIDNVIFISILAAKLPPEQQARARTIGLMGAMLMRLGLLFSITWIYRLKDDLFTLFGMGFSGRDLILIGGGLFLLYKAVTEMHEQLEGPEHHTPTAGGRVGANFAAIIGQIMVLDIVFSLDSVITAVGMADDIGVMVSAVVVTVLIMLVAAGPISGFVQAHPTVKMLALAFLLLIGVNLIADGFGFKIPKGYTYFAMGFAIAVELLNLRLRRGRPVDLHPTDRQPH, from the coding sequence ATGAAAGTGCCTCCCACTCATATTTCACTGGAGTGTGCATTCGTGGAATCACTGTTTTCCTGGATTACTCAACCTGAAGCCTGGCTGGCATTCGGCACCCTGCTGCTCCTGGAAATTGTCCTGGGCATCGACAACGTTATTTTCATCTCCATCCTGGCGGCCAAGCTGCCGCCCGAGCAGCAGGCGCGTGCCCGCACCATCGGACTGATGGGAGCCATGCTGATGCGCCTGGGCCTGCTGTTTTCCATCACCTGGATCTACCGCCTCAAGGACGACCTGTTTACCCTGTTCGGTATGGGTTTTTCGGGGCGCGACCTGATCCTTATCGGTGGGGGTCTGTTTCTGCTTTATAAGGCCGTCACCGAGATGCACGAGCAGCTCGAAGGTCCCGAGCACCACACACCGACGGCAGGGGGGCGTGTCGGGGCCAACTTCGCGGCCATCATCGGGCAGATCATGGTCCTGGACATTGTGTTCAGTCTGGATTCGGTAATCACGGCGGTCGGCATGGCTGACGATATCGGTGTGATGGTCTCGGCTGTGGTGGTTACAGTGCTGATCATGCTGGTGGCTGCCGGTCCGATCAGTGGCTTTGTGCAGGCCCATCCCACGGTCAAAATGCTGGCCCTGGCCTTTTTGCTGCTGATCGGAGTGAACCTGATTGCCGACGGTTTCGGCTTCAAGATTCCCAAGGGCTATACCTACTTTGCCATGGGCTTTGCGATCGCCGTGGAACTGCTCAATCTGCGCCTGCGCCGTGGTCGCCCGGTGGATCTGCACCCTACCGATCGTCAGCCGCACTGA